A window of Sphingomonas adhaesiva contains these coding sequences:
- a CDS encoding cadherin domain-containing protein gives MSTTSATGTNDADNLDLRFAAAAMTVDAGAGDDYVLGSRFDDYIDGGAGSDRLSGGAGEDTIRGGQGSDRVSGGVGSDTFLFLAGDLMAERGQADQVVDFTGAGTSGTGDQDVLRFEGFGAGSTLSFVQYGANRVQVNGAWTLVENQAMQYYRVIDPTNAANNGYILVQTSGGTQRLTAADYLFVIPQATNSAPTAITLDNNAIVENAGSGTIVGKLAATDADANDTVAFSLTGDAGGAFAIGADGATIVATRSFDYEGGPRSFDLTVRATDKAGATFDKVVTIAVTDANDAPSAITLSRTTVAENKEEGTFVGYLSATDADANDIVSFSLVDDAGGAFALGTNKAGFMLNTTRAFDYEAGPKSYDVTVRATDKAGATFDKVLTIAVGDVDEAPVAGALSTRTVANADGTTSLELSLTAKDLDSTAVQAIVDWGGTKETVTLTAAGDGTFGGTVSRVMTPGVTAVSVTMTDGVNTTASQTVSVNVGAKDAETSKLERIGASSGGGTYILNISPDGTKVLFSSPSPNYVSGDDNGAYDVFVKDLISGVVTAVSSDAQGKLGNRDSTGGQFSSDGSKVLFGSEASNFSDDHKGNFIDFFVKDLKTGRVSLVSSDDKGQSGNADADQAVMSPDGKKVVFSSYASNLVSDDKNSVIDIFIKDLETETIKLVTSSSDGVHANSVSNDWILRISEDGSRVIFDSYADTLVAGDENRGWDIFAKDVATGETVAVSVGPDGKPAGGTRASISNDGNLVVFQTNARLVESDTNNFSDTYVRDLRAGQTYLVSTNQTGQVADRGGISGVISPDGNKVAFISGSTNMGVDNRYGQIFIKDLRGGDVSVVSVSNGGELAKSVADIIGFSSDSSKLIFTSSANNIAPGTRTGILSIFVKDLATGQVTLVSGADDGAAATSSAIGRAYLSADNSHIAFMSTARNLVPGDTNNVMDVFVRSLPTGATVTGTDGADVLVGTKLSDTLTGGAGADVLRGGAGADRFVFEIGHGVDRIEDFGIATADVVVLKGFGPALDSFAEVMAAATQVGADTVIATGAGSSITLLGVARADLKADDFYFG, from the coding sequence ATGTCCACGACATCCGCGACCGGCACGAACGACGCCGACAACCTCGACCTGCGCTTCGCCGCCGCGGCGATGACGGTCGATGCCGGCGCAGGCGACGATTACGTCCTGGGATCGCGCTTCGACGATTATATCGACGGCGGCGCCGGCAGCGACCGGCTGTCGGGCGGCGCGGGCGAGGACACCATCCGCGGCGGCCAGGGGAGCGACCGGGTGAGCGGCGGCGTCGGCAGCGACACCTTCCTGTTCCTCGCCGGCGATCTGATGGCGGAGCGCGGGCAGGCCGACCAGGTCGTCGACTTCACCGGCGCGGGCACGTCGGGCACCGGCGATCAGGACGTGCTCCGTTTCGAGGGGTTCGGTGCGGGCTCCACGCTCTCCTTCGTGCAATATGGCGCGAATCGGGTGCAGGTGAACGGCGCGTGGACGCTGGTCGAGAACCAGGCGATGCAATACTATCGCGTGATCGACCCGACCAATGCCGCCAACAACGGCTATATTCTGGTGCAGACGAGCGGCGGGACGCAGCGGCTGACCGCGGCCGACTATCTCTTCGTCATCCCCCAGGCGACCAACAGCGCCCCGACCGCGATCACGCTCGACAACAATGCGATCGTCGAGAATGCCGGATCGGGCACGATCGTCGGCAAGCTGGCCGCGACCGATGCGGATGCGAACGACACGGTTGCCTTCTCGCTGACCGGCGATGCCGGCGGCGCCTTCGCGATCGGCGCCGACGGTGCCACGATCGTCGCCACGCGCAGCTTCGATTACGAAGGCGGGCCGCGCTCGTTCGACCTGACCGTGCGCGCGACCGACAAGGCCGGCGCCACCTTCGACAAGGTCGTGACGATCGCGGTCACCGACGCCAACGATGCCCCCAGCGCCATCACGCTCAGCCGCACGACGGTGGCGGAGAACAAGGAAGAGGGAACGTTCGTCGGCTACCTCTCGGCGACCGATGCGGACGCGAACGACATCGTATCCTTCTCCCTGGTCGACGACGCGGGCGGCGCCTTTGCTCTCGGGACCAACAAGGCGGGCTTTATGCTCAACACCACGCGCGCCTTCGACTATGAAGCCGGGCCCAAGAGCTATGACGTGACGGTGCGCGCCACCGACAAGGCGGGCGCCACCTTCGACAAGGTCCTGACGATCGCGGTCGGGGACGTGGACGAGGCACCCGTCGCCGGTGCGCTGTCGACCCGCACCGTCGCGAACGCCGATGGCACCACGTCGCTGGAACTGTCGCTGACGGCGAAGGACCTCGATTCGACGGCCGTCCAGGCGATCGTCGACTGGGGCGGGACGAAGGAGACGGTGACCCTGACCGCAGCGGGCGACGGCACGTTCGGCGGCACCGTATCGCGCGTCATGACCCCGGGCGTGACCGCGGTGAGCGTGACGATGACCGATGGCGTGAACACGACGGCGTCGCAGACGGTCAGCGTGAATGTCGGTGCCAAGGATGCCGAAACCAGCAAGCTCGAGCGAATTGGCGCGAGTTCGGGGGGCGGGACCTATATTCTTAATATCTCGCCAGACGGAACGAAGGTACTATTCTCGTCTCCCTCCCCAAACTATGTTTCCGGCGATGACAACGGCGCTTACGACGTGTTTGTCAAGGATCTGATCAGTGGTGTCGTGACAGCGGTCAGCTCCGATGCACAGGGGAAACTTGGAAATCGGGATTCCACGGGCGGTCAGTTTTCCAGCGACGGTAGCAAGGTTCTCTTTGGCAGCGAAGCGTCAAATTTCTCAGACGATCATAAAGGAAATTTTATCGATTTCTTCGTGAAGGACCTTAAAACCGGAAGGGTGTCACTGGTTTCTTCAGATGACAAGGGGCAGTCGGGCAATGCGGATGCTGATCAAGCCGTCATGTCTCCGGATGGAAAAAAGGTTGTCTTTTCAAGCTACGCGAGCAACCTCGTTTCAGATGATAAAAACTCGGTCATAGACATATTTATAAAAGACCTTGAGACTGAAACAATCAAACTTGTTACGTCAAGCTCTGATGGCGTTCACGCGAACAGTGTCAGTAACGACTGGATTTTGCGAATTTCGGAAGATGGAAGCAGGGTCATTTTTGATTCCTACGCGGACACGCTGGTCGCAGGTGACGAGAACAGGGGCTGGGATATTTTTGCGAAGGACGTTGCTACTGGTGAAACGGTTGCCGTGAGTGTAGGTCCGGATGGAAAGCCGGCCGGGGGTACCCGCGCATCAATCTCAAACGACGGAAACCTGGTCGTCTTTCAAACCAATGCCAGGCTTGTCGAAAGCGATACCAACAATTTCTCTGACACGTATGTTCGCGATCTCAGGGCAGGCCAGACATATCTGGTATCGACCAATCAAACGGGTCAGGTAGCAGATCGAGGCGGTATAAGCGGTGTTATCTCACCGGACGGCAACAAGGTCGCCTTCATCTCCGGGTCGACGAACATGGGGGTGGATAATCGGTACGGCCAGATTTTCATCAAGGATCTGAGAGGCGGAGATGTTTCCGTTGTAAGCGTATCGAACGGTGGTGAACTTGCTAAGAGCGTAGCCGATATCATCGGTTTTTCGAGCGACAGCTCGAAGCTGATCTTCACAAGCTCGGCAAATAATATCGCGCCGGGAACCAGAACCGGGATACTCAGCATATTCGTCAAGGACCTGGCAACGGGTCAGGTGACGCTGGTCAGCGGCGCGGATGATGGTGCCGCAGCCACGTCCAGCGCCATTGGTCGTGCTTATCTATCGGCGGACAACAGTCATATTGCTTTCATGAGCACCGCGCGTAATCTGGTGCCGGGGGACACCAATAACGTGATGGATGTGTTCGTCAGGTCGTTGCCGACGGGCGCTACCGTGACGGGGACGGACGGCGCCGACGTCCTCGTCGGAACCAAGTTGAGCGACACGCTGACCGGCGGCGCGGGTGCGGACGTGCTGCGCGGCGGTGCGGGGGCGGATCGCTTCGTCTTCGAAATCGGGCACGGTGTCGACCGGATCGAGGACTTCGGGATCGCCACGGCCGACGTCGTGGTGCTCAAGGGGTTCGGCCCCGCGCTGGACAGTTTCGCCGAAGTGATGGCGGCCGCGACGCAGGTCGGTGCCGACACCGTGATCGCGACCGGCGCGGGCAGCAGCATCACGCTGCTGGGCGTCGCTCGCGCCGATCTGAAGGCGGACGACTTCTACTTCGGTTGA
- a CDS encoding glycoside hydrolase family 15 protein, producing MAEPLDASGVAPLRSIGDHGIIGDLETAALVARDATIDYLCWPSLDSPTIFADLLDPGCGGAFTLQPQLDAPEHLQLYVPDTNVLLTRWMAEGGSAEVVDLLPLPDARAHPEGAARCLIRRVCVTRGTIRFSVGCTPRFDYAREVPAVDASGEGVRFVGRDLTLRMFASVPLETEAGAVVADFTLRDGESAWFVLGDDSLPRPSDAAIEADVAATTAAWRRWTSRSLYRGRWREAMTRSALALKLLTSARHGSIAAAATFGLPEATGAERNWDYRATWIRDASFTVYAFLRLGFIDEAEHFNRWAGARVMAASPDAPIRIMYAIDGSEAADEEELPHLAGYAGSRPVRIGNAAHAQTQLDIFGELLDSVYLSNKYGTAISHEGWQHVRGIVDYVIDHWHEADAGIWEIRGAHRHFLHSRLMCWVALDRAIRLALQRSLPAPLVAWAESRDAIAEDIWANFRHPEHGYFVQERGGTALDAALLMMPLVRFVSSTDPVWLKTLDAIGADLRDDGLVYRYRNADGLEGGEGAFTTCTFWYAECLARAGRMDEAQLMLGKGMAYANGLGLFSEEVDRRGHPLGNFPQALTHLAFISAAYFIDRKLDPTYRPHWAP from the coding sequence ATGGCTGAGCCGCTGGACGCGAGCGGGGTCGCGCCGCTGCGCTCGATCGGCGACCACGGGATCATCGGCGACCTCGAAACCGCGGCGCTCGTGGCGCGGGACGCGACGATAGACTATCTCTGCTGGCCGTCGCTCGACAGCCCGACGATCTTCGCGGATCTGCTCGATCCGGGATGCGGGGGCGCGTTCACGCTGCAACCGCAGCTGGACGCGCCCGAGCATCTGCAACTCTACGTGCCCGACACCAACGTGCTGCTGACCCGCTGGATGGCCGAGGGCGGGAGCGCGGAGGTCGTCGACCTGCTTCCGCTACCCGACGCGCGGGCGCACCCGGAAGGCGCGGCCCGCTGCCTGATCCGCCGTGTCTGCGTGACGCGCGGCACGATCCGCTTCAGCGTCGGCTGCACGCCCCGGTTCGACTATGCCCGCGAGGTGCCGGCCGTCGATGCCTCGGGCGAGGGGGTTCGCTTCGTCGGGCGCGACCTGACCCTGCGGATGTTCGCCTCCGTCCCGCTGGAGACGGAGGCAGGCGCGGTCGTCGCGGACTTCACCCTGAGGGATGGGGAGAGCGCCTGGTTCGTGCTGGGGGACGACAGCCTGCCGCGCCCCTCCGATGCGGCGATCGAGGCCGATGTCGCGGCGACGACCGCCGCCTGGCGTCGCTGGACCAGCAGATCGCTCTATCGCGGGCGCTGGCGCGAGGCGATGACGCGCTCGGCGCTGGCGCTGAAGCTGCTGACCTCGGCGCGGCACGGGTCGATCGCGGCGGCGGCGACCTTCGGCCTGCCGGAGGCGACCGGGGCGGAGCGGAACTGGGACTATCGCGCCACCTGGATCCGCGATGCGTCCTTCACCGTCTACGCCTTCCTGCGGCTGGGCTTCATCGACGAGGCCGAGCATTTCAACCGATGGGCCGGCGCTCGCGTGATGGCCGCCAGCCCCGACGCGCCGATCCGCATCATGTACGCCATCGACGGCAGCGAAGCCGCCGACGAGGAGGAGCTGCCGCATCTGGCGGGCTATGCCGGCAGCCGCCCGGTGCGGATCGGCAACGCCGCCCATGCCCAGACCCAGCTCGACATTTTCGGCGAACTGCTCGACAGCGTCTATCTGTCCAACAAGTACGGCACCGCCATCAGCCACGAGGGCTGGCAGCATGTCCGCGGGATCGTCGATTACGTCATCGACCATTGGCACGAGGCCGATGCGGGCATCTGGGAAATCCGCGGCGCGCATCGGCATTTCCTCCATTCGCGGCTGATGTGCTGGGTTGCGCTGGACCGCGCGATCCGGCTGGCGTTGCAACGCTCGCTGCCGGCCCCGCTCGTCGCATGGGCCGAAAGCCGCGACGCGATCGCCGAGGACATATGGGCAAACTTCCGCCACCCGGAGCACGGCTATTTCGTGCAGGAACGCGGCGGCACGGCGCTCGACGCGGCGCTGCTGATGATGCCGCTGGTCCGGTTCGTCTCCTCGACCGACCCGGTCTGGCTGAAGACACTGGATGCGATCGGGGCCGATCTGCGCGACGACGGGCTCGTCTATCGCTACCGCAACGCCGATGGGCTGGAGGGCGGCGAGGGTGCCTTCACGACCTGCACCTTCTGGTATGCAGAGTGCCTCGCGCGTGCCGGGCGGATGGACGAGGCGCAACTGATGCTCGGCAAGGGCATGGCCTATGCCAACGGGCTCGGCCTGTTCTCGGAGGAAGTCGATCGACGCGGGCATCCGCTCGGCAATTTCCCGCAGGCGCTGACGCATCTGGCCTTCATCAGCGCGGCCTATTTCATCGATCGCAAGCTCGACCCGACCTACCGCCCGCATTGGGCACCCTGA
- a CDS encoding Gfo/Idh/MocA family protein — protein sequence MSLASAFGFGPRVRYAIVGLGDIAQEALMPGVSHTGNSTITALVSDDPEKLRALGERYGVEHLYPYERFGELLASGEIDAVYIATPNWRHAEFAIPALNAGIHVLCEKPLEISAAKCREIIAASETSGAKLMTAYRLHFEPATLDAIRRIRDGELGELIAFSSCFAQMVDPANHRATSGIEAGPLFDMAPYPINAIRYLFGAEPVEVVSAIGTRHPAAGVGDFDDTLAVTLRMPGDRFAQFTVSYFANDIDTLVVAGTKGAIQMSPCYGFQNGLEQRRQVGSDKAHEAFRATDQFGGELRYFSDAILNDTSVEPDGEEGLADLVVIEAIVEALTTKGRVAIERVERARRIDPTAQEQKLRPVSAPEPVNASSPSRD from the coding sequence ATGAGCCTCGCATCCGCCTTCGGCTTCGGCCCCAGGGTCCGCTACGCCATCGTTGGCCTCGGCGACATCGCGCAGGAAGCGCTGATGCCCGGCGTCTCGCATACCGGCAATTCGACGATCACGGCGCTGGTGTCCGACGATCCGGAGAAGCTGCGCGCGCTGGGAGAGCGCTACGGCGTCGAACATCTGTATCCCTACGAGCGTTTCGGCGAGCTGCTGGCCTCGGGCGAGATCGACGCGGTCTATATCGCGACGCCCAACTGGCGGCATGCCGAGTTCGCGATCCCCGCGCTGAATGCCGGCATCCACGTCCTGTGCGAGAAGCCGCTGGAGATCTCGGCGGCGAAATGCCGCGAGATCATCGCCGCCTCCGAGACGTCGGGTGCAAAGCTGATGACCGCCTATCGCCTGCATTTCGAGCCCGCGACGCTCGACGCGATCCGCCGCATCCGCGACGGCGAACTGGGCGAGCTGATCGCGTTTTCGTCCTGCTTCGCGCAGATGGTGGATCCGGCGAATCACCGCGCGACCAGCGGGATCGAGGCGGGGCCGCTGTTCGACATGGCGCCCTATCCGATCAACGCCATCCGTTATCTCTTCGGCGCCGAGCCGGTGGAGGTCGTCTCCGCCATCGGCACGCGGCATCCCGCCGCGGGCGTCGGCGACTTCGACGACACCCTCGCGGTGACGCTGCGGATGCCGGGCGATCGCTTCGCGCAATTCACGGTCAGCTACTTCGCCAACGACATCGACACGCTGGTCGTCGCGGGGACGAAGGGGGCGATCCAGATGAGTCCCTGCTACGGCTTCCAGAACGGGCTGGAACAGCGCCGGCAGGTGGGCAGCGACAAGGCGCACGAGGCGTTCAGGGCGACCGACCAGTTCGGCGGCGAGCTGCGCTATTTCTCCGATGCCATTCTCAACGACACGTCGGTCGAGCCCGACGGCGAGGAAGGGCTGGCCGACCTCGTCGTGATCGAGGCGATCGTCGAGGCGCTGACGACCAAGGGTCGGGTTGCGATCGAGCGGGTCGAGCGAGCGCGCCGGATCGATCCGACCGCGCAGGAGCAGAAGCTGCGCCCGGTATCCGCGCCCGAGCCGGTCAATGCGTCGAGCCCGTCACGCGATTGA
- a CDS encoding GMC family oxidoreductase — MSRAPFADHDVVDAVVVGTGAGGAPLLARLAEAGLSVVALEAGRAFRPHEHVADELAADIYWMEERLSGGDDPTAFGSNNSGMGVGGSTLHWGAFCPRPDERDLRLRTLTGEGADWPIPHAELIEYIRRVEADTGVSGPAHYPWDDTRRYAYPPVARNAPADAMARGCAAVGITATDAPAALVSRDRDQPDWGQRQACVNCGTCHQGCRNAAKTSMDTTYLPRAVAHGAEVRAGARVVSFEFDGAGRIAAVVYRRHGEERRQRCRAVFLCAGGVETPRLLLNLGIANSSGQVGRNFMAHVATQVWGSFDATMRMNRGYPSSLITEDLMRPEGADFAGGYLIQSLGVLPVTLATGLARGAGLWGERLQQRLRNYNRMGGIGINGDCLPHPDNRLTLSDEVDGFGQRKARIDFSYHANERAMDGHARRTMTAIWEAAGARDIFAVDRSAHTIGTCRMGDDGDTAVVDADGRSFDIPNLLICDNSVFPSALAANPALTIMALSLRTADRFLAAGR, encoded by the coding sequence ATGAGCCGCGCGCCGTTCGCCGATCATGATGTGGTCGACGCCGTCGTGGTCGGCACCGGCGCGGGTGGCGCGCCGCTGCTGGCGCGTCTGGCGGAGGCAGGGCTGTCCGTCGTCGCGCTGGAGGCCGGTCGCGCGTTCCGTCCGCACGAGCATGTCGCCGACGAACTGGCGGCCGACATCTACTGGATGGAAGAGCGGCTGAGCGGCGGGGACGACCCGACCGCTTTCGGTTCGAACAACTCGGGCATGGGCGTCGGCGGATCGACGCTGCACTGGGGCGCCTTCTGCCCCCGCCCCGACGAGCGCGACCTGCGGTTGAGGACGCTGACCGGCGAAGGTGCCGACTGGCCGATCCCCCATGCCGAACTGATCGAGTACATCCGCCGGGTCGAGGCGGACACCGGCGTATCCGGTCCCGCGCATTATCCGTGGGACGATACGCGCCGCTACGCCTATCCCCCGGTCGCGCGCAATGCGCCCGCCGATGCGATGGCGCGCGGTTGCGCAGCAGTCGGGATCACTGCGACCGACGCGCCCGCCGCCCTCGTGTCCCGCGACCGCGACCAGCCGGACTGGGGTCAGCGGCAGGCCTGCGTCAATTGCGGCACCTGTCACCAGGGATGCCGCAACGCCGCCAAGACCAGCATGGACACGACCTATCTGCCGCGTGCAGTCGCCCACGGCGCCGAGGTGCGGGCCGGGGCGCGCGTCGTGTCCTTCGAATTCGATGGCGCGGGCCGGATCGCGGCGGTGGTCTATCGCCGGCATGGAGAGGAGCGGCGCCAGCGCTGCCGCGCGGTGTTCCTGTGTGCGGGCGGGGTCGAAACGCCGCGACTGCTGCTCAATCTCGGAATCGCCAATTCCAGCGGTCAGGTCGGGCGCAACTTCATGGCGCATGTCGCGACGCAGGTGTGGGGCAGTTTCGACGCGACGATGCGGATGAACCGCGGCTACCCCTCGTCGCTCATCACCGAAGACCTGATGCGCCCCGAAGGCGCGGACTTCGCAGGCGGCTATCTGATCCAGAGCCTGGGCGTGCTGCCGGTCACGCTCGCGACGGGGCTGGCGCGCGGCGCGGGGCTGTGGGGCGAGCGGTTGCAGCAGCGCCTGCGCAACTACAACCGGATGGGCGGGATCGGGATCAACGGCGACTGCCTGCCGCATCCCGACAATCGCCTGACGCTGTCGGACGAGGTGGACGGGTTCGGTCAGCGCAAGGCGCGGATCGACTTCAGCTATCACGCCAACGAGCGCGCGATGGACGGCCATGCGCGCCGCACGATGACCGCGATCTGGGAAGCGGCGGGCGCGCGCGACATCTTCGCGGTCGATCGCTCCGCGCACACGATCGGCACCTGCCGGATGGGAGATGACGGCGACACGGCGGTCGTCGACGCCGATGGCCGCAGCTTCGACATCCCCAACCTGCTGATCTGCGACAATTCGGTCTTCCCCAGCGCGCTGGCGGCCAATCCCGCGCTGACCATCATGGCGCTGTCGCTGCGGACGGCAGACCGCTTTCTGGCGGCGGGGCGGTAG
- a CDS encoding Dps family protein: protein MAKKDQAQPQYEIEYREIQPFGTLKDLPLGLSDNARKQSVAILNQVLADTMMLRDLYKKHHWQMSGATFYQLHLLLDTHYEKQAELVDMVAERIQSLGGISIATPHDVAEMTKIPRPPRGREDAPTMLARLLEAHRIVLEEAHEGAKAADESGDDGTNDLLVSDIIRTGEPQVWFIGEHLAATDLQRAG, encoded by the coding sequence GTGGCGAAGAAAGATCAGGCACAGCCGCAGTACGAGATCGAATATCGCGAGATACAGCCGTTCGGCACGTTGAAGGACCTGCCGCTGGGTCTGTCCGACAACGCGCGCAAGCAGAGCGTCGCGATCCTCAATCAGGTGCTCGCCGACACGATGATGCTGCGCGACCTGTATAAGAAGCATCACTGGCAGATGTCGGGCGCGACCTTCTACCAGTTGCACCTGCTGCTCGACACACATTACGAAAAGCAGGCCGAACTCGTCGATATGGTCGCCGAGCGGATCCAGTCGTTGGGCGGGATCAGCATCGCCACGCCACACGACGTGGCCGAGATGACCAAGATCCCGCGCCCCCCGCGCGGGCGTGAGGACGCTCCGACGATGCTGGCGCGGTTGCTGGAAGCGCACCGGATCGTGCTGGAGGAAGCGCACGAAGGCGCGAAGGCCGCGGACGAATCGGGCGACGACGGCACCAACGACCTGCTGGTGAGCGACATCATCCGCACGGGCGAACCGCAGGTGTGGTTCATCGGCGAGCATCTGGCCGCGACCGACCTGCAGCGCGCGGGCTGA
- a CDS encoding SDR family oxidoreductase, with the protein MPFLPLDGHVAIVTGASSGIGLEVADALAAAGAAVVVNYHSDADAAEELVKRICDRDGRAIAVGADVSDEDAVVRLFDEAASAFGRIDVLVANSGLQKDAAIADMTLADWNTVIDVNLTGQFLCAREAVRRFRAQPDDARPARSKGCIVTMSSVHEVIPWAGHINYAASKGGSRMLTRSLAQEVAADGIRVNAVAPGAIRTPINKEAWETPEALEQLLRLIPYGRIGEPDDVARAVVWLASDDADYVTGTTLFVDGGMTLYPEFRENG; encoded by the coding sequence ATGCCCTTTCTGCCGCTTGACGGTCACGTCGCCATCGTCACGGGGGCCAGCTCCGGGATCGGCCTGGAGGTGGCCGACGCGCTCGCCGCCGCAGGCGCGGCGGTGGTCGTGAATTACCATTCCGATGCCGATGCCGCGGAGGAGCTGGTGAAGCGGATTTGCGACCGCGATGGGCGCGCCATCGCGGTCGGCGCCGATGTTTCGGACGAGGATGCGGTCGTGCGCCTGTTCGACGAAGCGGCGAGCGCGTTCGGGCGCATCGACGTGCTGGTCGCCAATTCGGGACTGCAAAAGGATGCCGCGATCGCGGACATGACGCTGGCCGACTGGAATACCGTCATCGACGTCAACCTCACCGGGCAGTTCCTCTGCGCGCGCGAGGCGGTGCGCCGCTTCCGCGCGCAGCCCGACGACGCACGGCCGGCACGCAGCAAGGGATGCATCGTGACGATGAGTTCGGTGCACGAGGTGATCCCCTGGGCCGGGCACATCAATTACGCCGCCTCCAAGGGCGGCAGCCGGATGCTGACGCGATCGCTGGCGCAGGAGGTGGCCGCCGACGGCATCCGCGTGAACGCCGTCGCGCCGGGTGCCATCCGCACGCCGATCAACAAGGAGGCGTGGGAGACGCCGGAGGCGCTCGAACAGCTTTTGCGGCTGATCCCCTATGGCCGGATCGGCGAGCCCGACGACGTGGCCCGCGCGGTCGTGTGGCTGGCGTCTGACGACGCCGATTACGTCACCGGCACCACGCTGTTCGTCGACGGGGGCATGACGCTCTATCCCGAATTCCGCGAAAATGGCTGA
- a CDS encoding alpha/beta hydrolase: protein MTPPTLLFLHALGMSGAEWDPVRDALPDVPCLALDLPGFGARAGDGHADVAAMVDDVVATIRDHRLTACVLVGHSMGGKIATLVAARAEAGEEGLSGVIGVVLVAASPPSPEPIDDARRKEMVGWTADGSIGRSDAEAFVDANTATPLPAPARERAIADVMRCDREAWLAWLERGADEDWSHRAGRIALPALIVAGVEDGDLGEAAQRRLNLPHYSNGTVRIVADAAHLIPYEQPAALAALIAEHVAAVSAAALPEGFARLLASDRVSARARAALLARTRPLSDAASGWSVAQLEAVCALIAQVLPEVGANRALARRVGMAVHGGGDGWRFADLPPDAEAWARGLATLDALTGGFAALPAGDRTGWLTRVDAGEAGVDDDVGCLSPAQMTLWFQDARAEIVRQWIATPAAMAAIGYDGFAVGGDGPRKQGYTRTAADDLERWQRDAQVAA from the coding sequence GTGACCCCACCGACATTGCTATTTCTACATGCGCTGGGCATGAGCGGCGCCGAATGGGACCCGGTGCGCGATGCCCTGCCGGACGTGCCGTGTCTTGCGCTCGACCTGCCCGGCTTCGGCGCGCGGGCCGGCGACGGCCATGCCGACGTCGCCGCGATGGTCGACGACGTGGTCGCGACGATCCGCGATCACCGGCTGACCGCGTGTGTCCTCGTCGGGCATAGCATGGGCGGCAAGATCGCGACATTGGTCGCCGCGCGCGCCGAAGCGGGCGAGGAGGGGCTGTCGGGGGTCATCGGCGTCGTTCTGGTCGCCGCCTCGCCGCCGTCCCCGGAGCCGATCGACGATGCCCGCCGCAAGGAGATGGTCGGCTGGACCGCCGATGGCTCGATCGGCCGCAGCGACGCCGAAGCCTTCGTCGATGCCAATACGGCAACGCCACTGCCCGCGCCCGCGCGGGAGCGGGCCATCGCCGACGTCATGCGGTGCGACCGCGAGGCATGGCTCGCCTGGCTGGAGCGCGGTGCCGACGAGGACTGGAGCCACCGCGCCGGTCGCATCGCCCTACCGGCGCTGATCGTCGCGGGGGTGGAGGACGGAGATCTGGGGGAGGCGGCGCAGCGCCGTCTGAACCTGCCGCACTATTCCAACGGCACCGTTCGGATCGTTGCCGATGCCGCGCATCTGATCCCCTACGAACAGCCCGCCGCGCTCGCCGCGCTGATCGCGGAGCATGTCGCCGCGGTGTCTGCCGCGGCGCTGCCGGAGGGCTTCGCCCGCCTGCTCGCGTCTGACCGCGTCAGCGCGCGCGCGCGGGCGGCGCTGCTGGCGCGCACCCGCCCCTTGTCCGACGCGGCATCCGGCTGGTCGGTCGCGCAGCTGGAGGCGGTCTGCGCGCTGATCGCGCAGGTACTGCCCGAGGTCGGCGCCAACCGGGCGCTCGCCCGCCGTGTCGGCATGGCGGTGCATGGCGGCGGAGACGGCTGGCGCTTCGCCGACCTGCCGCCCGATGCCGAGGCATGGGCGCGGGGACTGGCGACGTTGGACGCCCTGACCGGCGGGTTTGCGGCGCTGCCGGCGGGGGATCGGACCGGCTGGCTGACCCGCGTCGATGCGGGGGAAGCGGGAGTCGACGACGATGTCGGCTGCCTGTCGCCGGCGCAGATGACGCTCTGGTTCCAGGATGCCCGGGCCGAAATCGTGCGGCAATGGATCGCGACGCCCGCCGCGATGGCGGCGATCGGCTATGACGGCTTTGCGGTCGGCGGCGATGGCCCGCGCAAGCAGGGCTACACACGTACCGCCGCCGATGATCTGGAGCGCTGGCAGCGTGATGCGCAGGTGGCCGCATGA